ttctgttttttgcttctccacgtgacaagatttcctcccacaaaggtaaaatatccagcagttgattttctgtcatttgggttccctgcccaatcagcatccgcgaatccatgaatctctaaatgtccatgattctcgaatagaatcccatggttcgctgtccctttcagatatcgaacaatcctcagtgttgcttcccagtgagctacttgaggtgcatgcataaactgactaactactccaactgcataagctatgtcgggtctagtgtgggataggtatatcaatttcccaactaaacgttgatatctcgtgcggtgagtggcttcagctccttcaactatccgcagaccatgattctgaaccataggagtatctgctggcttacagtccagtagtcctgtctcggttaacaagtcaagtacatatttcctctgactgatgaagatccccttctttgaccttagcacttctatacccagaaagtactttagtaatcccaagtccttcatttcaaactctgcaaacaaattcttccttagcttgcttatttcctcttcattatctcccgtgagaatcatgtcatctacatagatgatgaggcatgtaatctttccttctcttttcttcaagaataatgtatgatcagagttgctttgttcatacccatacttcttcaatgcctcagagaatctcccaaaccaagctctAGGTGACTGCTTTAGCCCATATAGTGTTCGTTTTAGTTTGCAAATCTTTCCTCCTTCTAAATCTCCAACAAATCCAGGTGGTGGCTCCATGTAAATGGGCTTCTTCAGTTCCCCATGTAAGAATGCGTTTGTCACGTCGAACTGATGTAGTGGCCATTCCCTGACTGTCGCTATTGAGAAGAGCACTCGAATAGTACTCATTTTTGCTACcggtgagaatgtttcagcataatcaactccataagtctgagtgtatcctttggccacaagtctcgccttatacctttcaatcgacccatctggcctccgtttgatagtgaagacccatctgcatcccacaGTTCGAACTCCATCAGGTTTAAGACATACTTCCCATGTATTGTTCTTCATTAGAGCCCACATTTCTACTAGCATTGCTTCTCGCCAGTGAGCAATTTTCATAGCCTCCTCGGCCGTatatgggatttcttcttcttcgtaaagTGCTGCTTCAAACGCCCTAGCCATCTCTGTTAGATTTGCTTTAGCCAGATTCGCCATAGAATATCGGCTTCTACTAATCCTCTTAGGACTGTATCTCTTAGCCGGGACCCCACGAGTAGTTCTGTTGGGGAGTATATAGCGGCCGGTATCACCATCAATTGCTGCATTCTGTTGGTTCCACGTTCGAGATACTTGGATGTGGCATCGGAAAACTGAGGGGTCCAATTTTATCACACTCCCCCTGAACAACACTCCCCCCTGACCCCGAGGTTGggtgtgatagaagtattcactttctagaaaattacaattcatggttgttataACCTTCCTAGACTCCGGGTGATAGCATCGATAGCCCTTCTGATTTACCCCAtaccccaaaaaaacacattttattgcacatgcagaaaattttcctctttcgtgtttcggtacatgcacataaacggaacaaccaaagattTTGAGCGGAAGTATGAGAGGTGGGGGAATATCAGTAAGGGATGCGAGAGTCTGCAAAGGagttttcatacccaaaatttttgtaggcaaacgattaatcaggtagacagcagtggcaacagcttcgggccataaaaatttaggaacatttgagtcaaaaaacagggctctcgtgacctctaggattatcctattctttcgttcagctacaccattttgttcaggagtgtaaggacatgtagtttgatgaactaaccccttttctttaaaaaaatcagtcatgtctttgttaacaaattccctaccattatcggatctaagaATTTTGATCGTGGTTTGGAAGTGAGTCTGGATCATTGTAAAGAAacgggtaaatttttcaaaaacgtcacatttatgcttcaaaaaatatacccaagtcaatctagtgtagtcatccacaaaaatgagaaaatatttaaaaccatgatcaccaacaataggagctggaccccaaacatcggcatgcactagagaaaaaatagtcttaacacgagtatcacttgatctaatggattgtctgtggttttttgccaaaacacaagattcgcAAGTAACATCCTTAAAATGGGAAAACTTTGGAAAAAGCAATTTTAAATACCCCGAGGATGGATGCCCCAAtctgcggtgccacaaccaagcttcccgatttgcagatccgtgagcaagcatcgcggtgccaccttgttgagtaatctcatccacataataaagaccttgacgctcagtgccacgcctaattatcctcctcgtcctgatatcctgtaatacacagaaatttggatgcattagtaacgtacagtttaattctttcgtcacgtggctgatagacataagtttatgagaTAATTTGGGCACATAGAGGCAATTTGTAAGCTTCAGGGTTGGGGATATTTCAATGCTTCCACTCCCACCCACAGCGGTCAACTCTCCATCGGCAGTTTGAATTTGGCTTTTAGTTGCCCcattaaattcacaaaaatctttcagatcgtaggtcatagtatcagttgcctcacaataaaaaatccactcactctccttagggtcaattttactttgggcaatgcatgcaataggtatattttccaagggtgcaaaacgatttgggcttaagacggaactttcagacagttttggggtcaaacgtggaatatagtttttctggggtcctaactgtaattttcccgggtcatattgcatatattctgaactataaggaccagaaattaaattactcatGCTTTGGGGTTTATTTTGAAAATCAAATTGGGGATCGGGGTTTCTCAACCCTAATCCGTTACCTCCATATGACCCGCCTCATTTCTTCTCCACGAAGGCTGCCTCGCCGGGCCTGCCGCCTCCACCCGGTTGAGGACCGGTATCTCCTGCTCTCCCACGGGTGTTAGTCATCTCCCTATTCCCTGCTCCTTGCAGAAATAATCCGCCTCCATCTTCGACTCCGATGGCTAATCGAGCTTTAGCCTTTTGattttcatcccaccattccggaaaTCCAACGAGGATGAAACATGTATCTCGAGTATGTCTTTGTTTTCCGCAATGAGAGCaacaaaattttgatttgtcgggtttgAAACCGCCTTGGCGATTGGGCTGTTGCGCGGCGGTTCGTGGTGGTGGTTGTTTTGGTCGCGGTGGTGGCTGGTTTCTGACGGCGAACCCGTGTCCGACTTGGCCCAATGATGATCCATCGTTGATTGCGCCAGTCTGGAGATCGATGTCTGCTGTCGGCATGATTTTCAACCGTGTAGCTTCTCGTTTTACATGACCGTATGCGGTCTCGGCTGAGGGCAACGGGGTTTCCTTGAGAATATCCCTTCGGATCCCGTCATATCTTGCATTCAAGCCTGTTAGAAATTTGAACAGCCGTCTTGTTGCTACATACGTTCGAAGTTGGCTAATCCCCTTGTCGCAGCAATCCACAGGTTGATGTTGGCATCGGTCAATTTTGACACCCAGATTCCGTGGAGATGTCGCCAATATGTTTCTAGCCCATGTTCCCCTTGCACGATTCGGCCTGCCTTTTCCTCTAGATCGTACAACAGATATGGATCTGCAGTACTTTCGAATGTAGTTTGTAGGCTCTCCCACAGAGCTTGCgcggtttggtgatgtgcaaAGTCGACAACAATTTCTGTTTCGACGTTGTCAATTATCCATGAGAACACTGTCATATCGGCTTCCTCCCATTCTGTGTACCCCTTCATTCCAGGTTCCGGCGGCTGCGGTGTACCTATGATATACCTGTTTGCTCGTCTTCCCACGATGGCTACTCTCATCAGCCGTTTCCATAGGGGATAATTCATCCCGTTGAGTTTAACGGCTAGAGTAACATTCTTACTCATCTTTAATCGTGTCTCCTCCATATTTGGTTTTTCTTCATCGTCTGACATGTTGCAGGTTGAAAATAACCGTCTTcttggtcgggaaaggtattaggctatgatgattttgttatgagcctttgctctggtaccatgttgaaagatatgagtattattcattcaacttgttcagagaattacaataggtacacttcctttaaataggccaagggttacataaaattggcaagatttgccataatactcattccctaattaatttttttccttgcttacctattttccttacttacatattttcctttctaacacaAAGAACCATGAACTTTATATACACCACTATCCAAGATATGAAGAATATAggattgttgttttgtgtgaGTTGGCTAAAATGTAAATGCTTGAGGCCAAAAGGTTCGAGTTCATCATGACACGatctttaaatttttatttatttgtcatCTAGAAAAATAATATGGAGTTACAGTAAACTCATAAATTCTGATAAGTTAAAGTATTGCATAAGTATTATATGAAATCCATAGATAAATAATCACTAAGACCTCGTACTTGGTTTTCCCAACATATAAAAACTTATCTCATTGCGATCCACTTCAATGCTTTACTAAACCTAGTATCATCTGTCTCGTAATCGATAAAACAATCATTCAAAATAGATTATTCATATCTATCTCGGTTGTGAACCTTACTTTTCTTATATAAGGAACTGACTCAGAAAGATTTTTTGTAACCAGGATTCTTCCATTCGCAGAATCTACTACTAGCTTAAATGTAATTATCTAGCATCttaaaaaaacttaattttACTTCGTCCGAACCTGTATGTCCAGATATTAGTTCTAAGGAAATTACACACAAAGTCGAGAAAAAGAGATAAAAACACATGAGAATTAGTTActcaattaaattttttaagatTATATTTCGTAGCGCTACCAAACCAAAGATATTTCTATGgaaaatttataaaaagaatATGATACTACAATCTCTAATTACAATAATAGATGGTATTTATAAACATGAAAAAAAATCCTAATAAGCTTAATCATAATTTGACCAAAAAGTCTCCAGATCTATACATTCTAATTCTAATAATGATAAGGCTCCTCACTTTTACGACTAAATAAATCTATTTTGTTAAAGTGCGCACATGAATATCATTCGTTAGTATTAATGCTGATTTACGAAAGCAATTTGAATTAAAACAATCTTAGACAATAGCCAATACTCCTCTATTGAAATTGATGACACCCAATTTTTATTTCCACTTTCCCGCACGCATTTTTGCAATCGATCTCTTATTATATAATCCCATATACACACACCCTGATTAATCTAGGACTAACAAACTAACTTActcatcaaaataaaaaaacaacaaaattcaaaattgcTATCAACATCATTTCAAATAGTTCAAATATTGTAATTAGAGTTTATTAcctacaaataattaaaatttgataggtaatttaatattttcatgtgTTGATAAGTTGAGTTGAAGTAGAAAACGTTAAAAGCTATAATTATGGTCGGGGAGCAGGACAGAAATCCTATCTCTAGTCATATAATTCATCTATATCTCCTCTCACTTTTTAAGCTTGACATATACACAAAtttctatttatattataatCTCCAGCACACGATGTAATAATTTATACTACTTCTCTTATGCTTTAGGTACTGccccctctctctcctctcctcCTTCCCCAACCTTTCCTTTCTCCCCCCTTTGTTTTTCTATTCGCTCTAGGGTTTGAAACTGTTTATGgtctaattttgtttatttaattcaccctattttaaattaatagtacTGTTTTCCTTGGAtcgaaataataattttttttcaggCCTCCTGTTTTTTGTTGTGCTATATCAATCATCAACATGGCTGGTTTGGACTTCGCCCCTCATCTCCACCTCCCCGAATCCGAAGACAACAACGATGAATCCAACCCCAACCAATTCTCCGGCGACAACAACTCCTCCGGCGACGCATCGGGGCGGCGCCCCCGCGGCCGCCCCCCGGGGTCGAAGAACAAGCCGAAGCCGCCGGTGATCATCACCCGCGAGAGCGCCAACACGCTCCGGGCCCACATCTTCGAGGTCGCCAACGGCTGCGACGTCTTCGAcgccgtcgccacctacgcgcGCCGCCGCCAGCGCGGCGTCTGCGTCCTCAGCTCCACCGGCACCGTCACCAACGTCACCCTCCGCCAGCCCGCCGGCGGCAGCGTCGTCACGCTCCACGGCCGCTTCGAGATCCTCTCCCTCTCCGGCTCCTTCCTCCCTCCGCCGGCGCCGCCGGGGGCCACCAGCCTGACCATCTACCTCGCCGGCGTGCAGGGCCAGGTGGTCGGAGGGAATGTCGTCGGAGCGCTGATCGCTTCCGGCCCAGTTACAATCATCGCGTCCTCCTTCACCAACGTCGCGTATGAGCGGCTGCCGTTGGAGGAGGAGGACGGGATCCAGATGCAGCCTCCGCCTCCTTCTCAGCCTCTTAACATCGGAGGCGGAGGCCAGTTTCCGGATCCAGGGCAGCCTTTCTTGAATTTGCCCCTCAACATGGCCAACGGTCAACTCCCAAtggacggaggcggaggcggtgcATGGGCCGGAAACCCGGCCGGGGGAGGCCGGCAGCAGTTCTAGAGGTCATAATTAATTAAGGTCAGAATATATCACCATTTTCACAATTAGAACAATTTAATCATTTTCATCTGCATAAAACTTCAATTATCTTGTAAATTTAGGTCACAATTATCGGGTTTTTTTGTGGTGTTTCTTGCCAATGTACCTATTGATTTGCGAGTGATTCGAAGGggaaaaaatattttgtttggAAATTTGATGAGTTTGATGGAAATATTTTTGAGGTTTGGGACTTTTGTGCTTGAGTGTTTGTTTATTGCAACTTGTGCACAtaaaaattgtttcttcacagAATCTTATGCTAATTCAATTGATTCTTAAATTTCTGAGGATAAGGTGTGCATAAATAATCTTGCACTAAAGTGTGTGCTTACAATTGATAATTTAGGAGAtaaattttgttaataattcCAGTGATGTCCTGAAAAAGAGTTTATGAAATTGGAAAATCAAAGCTTATGGATATATGCATATAAATTAGTATGCTCGTGGCAAATATTTACTGAATTATTTTCCATAAAAACTCACACAACCTTTTGTAATCACCATACTTTTGTTCTCTCTCCGTCTTGAGTAGAGAGGTTGTGCATGAGACAGAGACATTGATGGAAGAGAGGCAACtgcgaaaagaaaaaaataattccaTGCTACGAGTTCTATTTACTGCATCCGTCTTGGCTACTTTCATCCCATGATTTCGCCCAAAGTGATAAAAATAATGTTTGCCCCATTTTATTGTTAACAACATGTTTATTAAAATAACTTTGCCCTGTTATACTGTTATATAGAAACATATTTATCTCATGCCCAACTATTTATCTAGAGGTATTTAATGCACATGAAAAGTTTCATTGCTGCACTTGCATATATTCTCGTATAGATAAGACTAGATAATTTTCTCTCAATCCTCACAACTGTATTAGGAATAAAATAGGTTTACAGATGTAATTGTCATTAATGTTAGTGTGGGAATATTCAGGAAACAAGGTGTTTGGTTGGTGGTTTTGAAATGAACAATGATATGCAAGTATATTATGCTTAGTTATAACATAATGGACAttttaataaagaataaagCGTAACTATAATTTGACGGTCTAggatattttaaataattataataaaaataataagttGATGTTCCTATTGAATGGTACCTATTTTTAACAAGACACAAAGATATCAAAGAGAATGTTCTCCGACAGACagtagggttagagagagaatcAGGAGCTTTTGAAAATTACAAGGTTAGATAGAATTAGGATTGGAGGGTTTGGGGACTTTCAAATAACCGTAACTATAATGTGATGGGCTAggatattttaataattataataataataataaaattaataaattgttGGACTTATTTATTGTTGTCTAAATTGTTACCTAATTttaacaaatttttttaataaaaaacatttGGTGTAGGCGGGGTTTAGTCATACCCTCAACTCGTgaatataatcaaaatatatCGTTCTAAAACATGATCCAAGCATAAAAGTGACTAGgattcaaaataataataaggaCAAGAACAAATAAACTGGAGATCCCACGAATCGGATGCCTCCATGCTAACAAAACGCCAATAAATTTGTAGTGTTTGAAAATAAGGAGCTTGCGGAAAAATTAGACGGTGTTGGGGCATTGAAAATAGGAATTCAAAGTGTTATATAAATACAAATCGACAACGCCTTTATAGGACGTCATTTATTGTCCTTTTCTCGTACGACACATTTTGACACTctaattaaatactcccttctaggatgtcaatttagcccgcaacccgtgggctgacccgaatagcccgccaaatttatagggttagggctgaaaatttctagcccgattagcccgcatccgattaacccgcaacccgttagggccagacccgaaaacccgataaaatttatattgttctatttgtttgactctaattcgacacttcattgattattttataatacagattactgaaaaaataactttccattttatatattaaatatataaattatatattaagtttttattaatataataatagataaatgaattagaaacttcaaattcactaaaaaaatatatttaaatttctaaacatgctttaaaatttcttgatgtttatgttttatgttgcataaatctcaaatattagtatttgaccatgttaatatttgagtttacgcatatatctcaaatttatcataattaaatattttacattttataaatataactaattttcaccattatt
This DNA window, taken from Salvia splendens isolate huo1 chromosome 18, SspV2, whole genome shotgun sequence, encodes the following:
- the LOC121776915 gene encoding AT-hook motif nuclear-localized protein 23-like, with translation MAGLDFAPHLHLPESEDNNDESNPNQFSGDNNSSGDASGRRPRGRPPGSKNKPKPPVIITRESANTLRAHIFEVANGCDVFDAVATYARRRQRGVCVLSSTGTVTNVTLRQPAGGSVVTLHGRFEILSLSGSFLPPPAPPGATSLTIYLAGVQGQVVGGNVVGALIASGPVTIIASSFTNVAYERLPLEEEDGIQMQPPPPSQPLNIGGGGQFPDPGQPFLNLPLNMANGQLPMDGGGGGAWAGNPAGGGRQQF